In Nocardia yunnanensis, one DNA window encodes the following:
- a CDS encoding DUF2277 family protein has protein sequence MSGNITLLRGLTPAATEQEIYAAAQEYVRKVGGVSGLTTTTKAAVDKAVAAIAAATTQLLAELPERRASEGDAPVRRRHRESVTEEAS, from the coding sequence ATGAGTGGGAACATCACCCTGCTGCGCGGGCTGACGCCGGCTGCCACGGAGCAGGAAATCTACGCCGCCGCACAGGAATACGTGCGCAAGGTCGGCGGAGTCTCGGGTCTGACGACCACGACCAAGGCGGCCGTGGACAAGGCGGTCGCGGCGATCGCCGCCGCCACCACGCAATTGCTCGCGGAATTGCCGGAACGCCGGGCGTCGGAGGGCGACGCGCCGGTGCGTCGCCGCCATCGGGAATCGGTCACCGAAGAGGCGAGCTGA
- a CDS encoding DUF1266 domain-containing protein has protein sequence MPARDVPTLTTFPYPELDQREDDHWSGAQVSDDELRALSLGGFYSARWDAFHDALLLGPEREHPLGDRRELAIDTLTGAWGITDGTEAMASMEQLLDGMHGPLYALVHPLVTAAINSPERDRFGERADRHRAFLRQVGSFRGMENPEALVRDYDIWSQAIKLGLTDHLVRPLPTDIQAWDLARVVAVARMAYTAGYLDADVAWDYLMRALPPAQRKYRNWRQFGDAYLAGWTYWQACEDLAELKSGGVDRRMELLRLWMRPTSPWRRITLQPEE, from the coding sequence ATGCCCGCCCGTGACGTTCCTACGCTGACCACTTTCCCCTACCCGGAGCTGGACCAGCGCGAGGACGACCATTGGTCCGGTGCGCAGGTCTCCGACGACGAACTGCGCGCCCTCTCGCTCGGCGGCTTCTACTCCGCCCGCTGGGACGCCTTCCACGACGCGCTGCTGCTGGGTCCCGAACGCGAGCATCCGCTGGGTGATCGCCGGGAACTCGCCATCGACACCTTGACCGGCGCCTGGGGCATCACCGACGGCACCGAGGCCATGGCGTCGATGGAACAACTCCTCGACGGCATGCACGGCCCCCTCTACGCACTGGTGCATCCACTCGTCACGGCCGCCATCAACTCCCCTGAACGCGACCGCTTCGGCGAGCGCGCCGACCGGCATCGCGCCTTTCTGCGGCAGGTCGGGTCCTTCCGAGGCATGGAGAATCCCGAGGCGCTGGTTCGCGACTACGACATCTGGTCGCAGGCCATCAAACTCGGCCTCACCGACCATCTGGTCCGGCCGCTGCCCACCGATATCCAGGCCTGGGATCTGGCCCGCGTGGTCGCCGTGGCCCGCATGGCCTACACGGCCGGCTATCTCGACGCGGACGTCGCCTGGGACTACCTCATGCGCGCGCTGCCCCCGGCCCAGCGCAAGTACCGCAACTGGCGGCAGTTCGGCGACGCCTACCTGGCCGGCTGGACGTATTGGCAGGCGTGCGAGGACCTCGCGGAACTGAAGTCGGGTGGCGTGGATCGGCGCATGGAACTGCTGCGCCTGTGGATGCGCCCGACCAGCCCGTGGCGGCGCATCACCCTGCAGCCGGAGGAATAG
- the ftsH gene encoding ATP-dependent zinc metalloprotease FtsH, with amino-acid sequence MNRKTVFRNLAIVAGFLLVIWLVSYFSNDTRGWHSVDTSVALSQLQDKNNVESVQIDDKEQQLRITLKNGNDATKGETKLISKYPGGGEVSAQVFKAAQDSGAKVNTTVKQDSWLSQILLFMLPMVVLLGLFIFVMARMQGGGRGGMMGFGKSKAKLLSKDMPKTTFQDVAGADEAIEELYEIKDFLQNPARYQALGAKIPKGVLLYGPPGTGKTLLAKAVAGEAGVPFFTISGSDFVEMFVGVGASRVRDLFDQAKQNSPCIIFVDEIDAVGRQRGAGLGGGHDEREQTLNQLLVEMDGFGERTGVIIMAATNRPDILDPALLRPGRFDRQIPVGNPDLNGRRAILQVHSKGKPISPDADLEGLAKRTVGMSGADLANVINEAALLTAREHGNVITGAALEESVDRVIGGPRRKSRVISEHEKKITAYHEAGHTLAAWAMPDIEPVYKVTILARGRTGGHAMTVPEDDKGLMTRSEMIARLVMAMGGRAAEELVFHEPTTGASSDIDQATKIARAMVTEYGMSARLGAVRYGQEQGDPFLGRSMGTGSDYSHEVAREIDEEVRNLIEAAHTEAWAVLNDYRDELDSLATALLERETLHRKDLETVLSTVEKRPRITAFNDFGDRTPSDRPPVKTPRELAAERGEPWPEEENLRPVAQPANGHPEPVYGGAPQYGGYPAAPAPQGYPLPQAPSYPRGGAPTHGSRPDYGAPAGWSAPGWPPQDDDQAPQPRGAYGGWAPAGNQRYQPGGGQYQPGYGQPEYPAAPPASGNDEDDKNGWDGPNGRR; translated from the coding sequence ATGAACCGCAAGACTGTGTTCCGCAACCTGGCCATAGTCGCGGGCTTTTTGCTCGTGATCTGGTTGGTCAGCTATTTCAGCAACGACACGCGCGGCTGGCATAGCGTCGATACCTCGGTGGCGCTGTCCCAGCTCCAGGACAAGAACAATGTCGAGTCCGTCCAGATCGACGACAAAGAACAGCAACTGCGCATCACGCTGAAGAACGGCAACGATGCCACCAAGGGCGAGACCAAGCTCATCTCCAAATACCCCGGCGGCGGTGAGGTGTCCGCGCAGGTGTTCAAGGCCGCGCAGGATTCCGGCGCCAAGGTCAACACCACGGTCAAGCAGGACTCCTGGCTGAGCCAGATTCTGCTGTTCATGCTGCCCATGGTGGTGCTGCTGGGCCTGTTCATCTTCGTGATGGCGCGCATGCAGGGCGGCGGCCGCGGCGGCATGATGGGCTTCGGCAAGTCGAAGGCCAAGCTGCTGTCCAAGGACATGCCCAAGACCACGTTCCAGGATGTGGCCGGCGCCGACGAGGCGATCGAAGAGCTCTACGAGATCAAGGACTTCCTGCAGAACCCGGCGCGGTATCAGGCGCTGGGCGCGAAGATCCCCAAGGGCGTGCTGCTCTACGGTCCCCCCGGCACCGGAAAGACGTTGCTGGCCAAGGCCGTTGCCGGTGAGGCGGGCGTGCCGTTCTTCACCATCTCCGGTTCGGACTTCGTCGAGATGTTCGTCGGCGTCGGCGCCTCGCGCGTGCGTGATCTGTTCGATCAGGCCAAGCAGAACAGTCCCTGCATCATCTTCGTGGACGAGATCGACGCGGTCGGCCGGCAGCGTGGCGCGGGTCTCGGTGGCGGTCACGACGAGCGCGAGCAGACGCTCAACCAGCTGCTGGTGGAGATGGACGGCTTCGGCGAGCGCACCGGCGTGATCATCATGGCGGCCACCAACCGTCCCGACATCCTGGATCCGGCGCTGCTGCGTCCCGGCCGTTTCGACCGGCAGATCCCGGTCGGCAATCCCGACCTCAACGGCCGCCGCGCGATTCTGCAGGTGCACTCCAAGGGCAAGCCGATCTCGCCCGACGCCGACCTCGAGGGTCTGGCCAAGCGGACCGTCGGCATGTCCGGCGCGGATCTGGCGAACGTCATCAACGAGGCCGCGCTGCTCACCGCGCGCGAGCACGGCAACGTGATCACCGGTGCGGCACTGGAGGAATCGGTCGACCGCGTCATCGGCGGTCCGCGTCGCAAGTCGCGGGTGATCAGCGAGCACGAGAAGAAGATCACCGCCTACCACGAGGCCGGCCACACGCTGGCCGCCTGGGCGATGCCCGATATCGAGCCCGTCTACAAGGTCACCATCCTGGCTCGCGGCCGCACCGGCGGCCACGCCATGACCGTGCCCGAGGACGACAAGGGCCTGATGACCCGCTCGGAGATGATCGCCCGCCTGGTCATGGCCATGGGCGGTCGCGCGGCCGAGGAGCTGGTGTTCCACGAGCCGACCACGGGCGCCTCGTCCGATATCGACCAGGCCACCAAGATCGCCCGGGCCATGGTCACCGAGTACGGCATGAGCGCCCGCCTGGGCGCGGTCCGCTACGGCCAGGAGCAGGGCGACCCGTTCCTGGGCCGGTCCATGGGCACCGGCTCGGACTACTCGCACGAGGTGGCCCGCGAGATCGACGAGGAGGTGCGCAACCTCATCGAGGCCGCGCACACCGAGGCGTGGGCGGTGCTCAACGACTACCGCGACGAACTCGACTCCCTGGCCACCGCGCTGCTGGAACGCGAGACCCTGCACCGCAAGGATCTCGAGACCGTGCTGTCGACCGTCGAAAAGCGGCCGCGCATCACGGCTTTCAACGATTTCGGCGATCGCACCCCCTCCGACCGCCCGCCGGTGAAGACGCCGCGCGAACTGGCCGCCGAGCGCGGCGAGCCGTGGCCGGAGGAGGAGAACCTGCGCCCGGTGGCGCAGCCCGCCAACGGTCATCCCGAACCGGTCTACGGCGGCGCCCCGCAATACGGCGGCTACCCGGCGGCTCCCGCGCCGCAGGGCTACCCGCTGCCGCAGGCGCCGTCCTACCCGCGCGGTGGCGCGCCGACGCACGGTTCGCGTCCGGATTACGGCGCTCCGGCCGGTTGGTCGGCGCCGGGCTGGCCGCCGCAGGACGACGATCAGGCTCCGCAGCCGCGCGGGGCGTACGGCGGCTGGGCGCCCGCGGGCAATCAGCGCTATCAGCCGGGCGGTGGCCAGTACCAGCCGGGCTACGGGCAGCCCGAGTATCCGGCCGCGCCGCCGGCGTCCGGGAATGACGAGGACGACAAGAACGGTTGGGACGGACCGAACGGTCGTCGCTGA
- the folE gene encoding GTP cyclohydrolase I FolE codes for MSATNNTVVSGPIALQTGRAFDQDRAENAVRELLLAVGEDPDRPGLADTPARVARAYREMFAGLFTDPAEVLNTTFDEGHQELVLVRDIPMYSTCEHHLVAFHGVAHVGYIPGRHGRVTGLSKLARLVDLYAKRPQVQERLTSQIVDAVMAKLDPRGAIVVIEAEHLCMAMRGIRKPGASTTTSAVRGSLQSDAATRAEALDLILRK; via the coding sequence TTGTCGGCCACCAACAACACCGTCGTGTCCGGCCCGATCGCGCTGCAGACCGGCCGTGCCTTCGATCAGGATCGTGCCGAGAACGCTGTGCGCGAACTGCTGCTCGCGGTCGGTGAGGACCCGGATCGTCCCGGGCTCGCCGACACTCCGGCGCGGGTGGCGCGGGCCTACCGCGAGATGTTCGCCGGGCTGTTCACCGATCCGGCCGAGGTGCTCAACACCACCTTCGACGAGGGCCATCAGGAACTGGTGCTGGTCCGCGACATCCCCATGTACTCGACCTGTGAGCATCACCTGGTCGCCTTCCACGGGGTCGCGCACGTCGGCTACATCCCGGGCCGGCACGGCCGGGTGACGGGACTGTCGAAGCTGGCCCGCCTGGTCGACCTGTACGCCAAGCGCCCGCAGGTGCAGGAGCGGCTCACCAGCCAGATCGTCGACGCGGTGATGGCCAAACTGGATCCGCGCGGCGCGATCGTGGTGATCGAGGCCGAGCACCTGTGCATGGCCATGCGCGGCATCCGCAAGCCCGGCGCCTCCACCACCACCTCCGCGGTGCGCGGCAGCCTGCAATCCGATGCGGCGACTCGCGCGGAGGCCCTCGACCTGATTCTCCGGAAGTGA
- the folP gene encoding dihydropteroate synthase, whose product MGVVNVTSDSFSDGGRYLDPGLAIAHGLELYEMGADIIDVGGESTRPGAVRIDPETEAARVVPVIRALTAAGVPTSVDTMRARVAEAAIEAGVTMVNDVSGGRADVNMVKVVAASRVPWILMHWRAEANYEHTGPAEQYDDVVTKVWEELNAQVEFALAGGVDFGQLVLDPGLGFAKNADHNWELLGGMFYRMTEMMDAGLPVLIGASRKRFLGGLLADAAGPRPPDGREVATATISALAAEHGAWGVRVHDVRSSLDAIAVVDATTNAARRLRDRYRRAAEENL is encoded by the coding sequence ATGGGCGTGGTGAACGTCACCAGCGATTCGTTTTCCGACGGCGGCCGCTATCTCGATCCGGGCCTGGCCATCGCGCACGGGCTGGAGCTGTACGAGATGGGGGCCGACATCATCGATGTGGGCGGGGAGTCGACGCGGCCCGGGGCGGTGCGCATCGACCCGGAAACCGAAGCGGCGCGGGTGGTTCCGGTGATTCGGGCGCTGACCGCGGCCGGGGTGCCGACCAGTGTGGACACCATGCGCGCGCGGGTGGCCGAGGCCGCCATCGAGGCGGGCGTCACCATGGTCAACGACGTCTCCGGCGGGCGCGCCGATGTGAACATGGTGAAAGTCGTTGCGGCGAGCCGGGTTCCGTGGATCCTCATGCACTGGCGGGCCGAGGCCAACTACGAGCACACCGGCCCCGCCGAGCAGTACGACGATGTGGTGACCAAGGTCTGGGAGGAGTTGAACGCGCAGGTCGAGTTCGCGCTCGCCGGCGGCGTCGACTTCGGGCAGCTGGTGCTGGACCCCGGCCTGGGTTTCGCCAAGAACGCCGACCACAACTGGGAGTTGCTGGGCGGCATGTTCTATCGCATGACCGAGATGATGGACGCCGGGCTGCCGGTGCTGATCGGCGCCTCGCGCAAGCGTTTCCTCGGCGGCCTGCTGGCCGATGCCGCGGGCCCGCGCCCGCCCGACGGCCGCGAGGTCGCGACCGCCACCATCTCGGCGCTGGCCGCCGAGCACGGCGCCTGGGGTGTGCGCGTGCACGATGTGCGGTCCTCGCTGGACGCCATCGCGGTCGTCGACGCCACCACGAATGCCGCGCGTCGGTTGCGGGACCGCTACCGGCGAGCGGCGGAGGAGAATCTGTGA
- the folB gene encoding dihydroneopterin aldolase: MSTESPVSTELSGDRIELRGLRVFGHHGVFDFEKRDGQEFVVDLTLWTDFSAAAKSDDIADTVHYGELADQVVAIVAGEPRDLIETVVSNIADDVMADPRIRAVEVVLHKPFAPIAHTFEDVRVVTSRRREPEE; this comes from the coding sequence GTGAGCACCGAATCGCCTGTGAGCACCGAATTGTCCGGGGACCGGATCGAATTGCGCGGCCTGCGCGTCTTCGGCCACCACGGCGTCTTCGACTTCGAGAAGCGTGACGGCCAGGAGTTCGTGGTGGATCTCACGCTGTGGACCGACTTCTCGGCCGCCGCGAAATCCGACGACATCGCCGACACCGTCCACTACGGCGAACTGGCCGACCAGGTGGTGGCGATCGTGGCGGGCGAGCCCCGCGATCTGATCGAGACCGTGGTGTCGAACATCGCCGACGACGTGATGGCCGATCCCCGCATCCGCGCGGTGGAAGTGGTGCTGCACAAGCCGTTCGCGCCGATCGCGCATACCTTCGAAGACGTCCGTGTAGTCACGTCCCGCCGACGCGAGCCTGAGGAGTAG
- the folK gene encoding 2-amino-4-hydroxy-6-hydroxymethyldihydropteridine diphosphokinase, which translates to MTRVVLSIGSNLGDRLAHLRSVVAALGPRLVAVSSVYSTPPWGGVPQQDYLNAVLVAEDPALEPSDWLRLGQQLEQAAGRVREVRWGARTLDVDLVFAEQRRRDARVVVRSLDPVLTLPHPEAHHRAFVLVPWLEVDPDAELEVTGAAARSLREWLSALDSAEVAGVRRTELTLGWTP; encoded by the coding sequence GTGACCCGCGTAGTCCTGTCCATCGGATCCAATCTGGGCGACCGGCTGGCGCATCTGCGCAGTGTCGTGGCGGCGCTGGGCCCGCGCCTGGTCGCGGTCTCCTCGGTGTACTCGACCCCGCCCTGGGGCGGCGTGCCGCAGCAGGACTATCTGAATGCCGTTCTGGTGGCCGAGGATCCGGCCCTGGAACCCTCGGACTGGCTACGGCTGGGCCAGCAGCTGGAGCAGGCCGCCGGCCGGGTGCGAGAGGTGCGCTGGGGTGCGCGCACGCTGGATGTGGATCTGGTGTTCGCCGAGCAGCGCCGCCGCGATGCCCGGGTGGTGGTGCGCAGCCTGGATCCGGTGCTGACGCTGCCGCATCCCGAGGCGCATCATCGCGCGTTCGTGCTGGTGCCGTGGCTGGAGGTGGATCCGGACGCGGAGCTGGAGGTGACCGGCGCCGCGGCACGGTCGCTGCGAGAGTGGTTGTCCGCCTTGGATTCCGCGGAGGTGGCGGGTGTGCGCCGCACCGAGCTGACGCTGGGCTGGACGCCGTGA
- a CDS encoding DUF3180 domain-containing protein, which produces MKPTRILDLSANVLLAAIVAWVATDMAYSSFPPISVFSGASLIPVALLEAVLAFVIRQRKDNHGIGPGSGQLHPITAARAVALAKASAQVGSLVGGIWLGFLVWLLMQRSDLRAAASDTSGAVVGLAGGVALAAAALWLEYCCRAPIDPPDEAATS; this is translated from the coding sequence GTGAAGCCGACTCGCATTCTCGACCTGTCCGCGAATGTGCTGCTGGCGGCCATCGTGGCCTGGGTCGCCACCGATATGGCGTATTCGTCGTTCCCGCCGATCTCGGTGTTCTCCGGCGCCTCGCTGATCCCGGTGGCGCTGCTGGAGGCGGTGCTGGCGTTCGTGATTCGCCAGCGTAAGGACAATCACGGCATCGGACCGGGCTCGGGCCAGCTGCATCCGATCACGGCGGCCCGCGCGGTGGCGCTGGCCAAGGCGTCGGCGCAGGTGGGTTCGCTGGTGGGCGGCATCTGGCTGGGTTTCCTGGTGTGGCTGCTCATGCAGCGCTCGGATCTGCGGGCGGCGGCCTCGGATACGTCGGGTGCGGTGGTGGGGCTGGCCGGGGGAGTGGCGCTGGCGGCGGCGGCATTGTGGCTGGAGTATTGCTGTCGCGCGCCCATCGACCCGCCCGATGAAGCGGCAACTTCTTAG
- a CDS encoding DUF6779 domain-containing protein, with the protein MVSPSRSSASRRRRVDAGKFFTGFLLLLGLVASIFLIFSDNVHLIRVGLLAALWAAAIGALAATRYRREAAIDKAKVGDLQKVYQLQLEREVAARREYELGVETRVRHEVGADATEMAALRAELTVLRESLQRLFDGDLPFERPALRADAVRVQELPSREPESATPAANDNWPEADPWDPWSSPDQTEDDDDPRARMAPKIDPAHPEAAAFATPFDDPVTAETSIITDAMREDYEANLAAAAAEAAAEPRKTEPANDSRPAESLTNLGDAKTNGDAKTNGDAKTNGDAKTNGDAKTNGDAEPNGEATATGEGKATGEAKTNAAPPIPRLTPDPQPSTPVGRATARRRRRGDTPDPEGTHRLSVAEIMANLKSENAN; encoded by the coding sequence ATGGTTTCACCCTCCCGTAGCAGTGCTTCCCGTCGGCGACGGGTGGATGCGGGAAAGTTCTTCACCGGCTTTCTGCTTCTTCTCGGACTGGTTGCCAGTATTTTCCTGATCTTCAGCGACAACGTCCACCTGATCCGGGTGGGCCTGCTCGCGGCCCTGTGGGCGGCCGCCATCGGAGCCCTCGCGGCCACCCGTTATCGCAGGGAAGCGGCCATCGACAAGGCCAAAGTGGGTGACCTCCAGAAGGTCTACCAACTGCAGCTCGAGCGCGAGGTTGCTGCCCGCCGCGAGTACGAACTGGGCGTCGAGACCCGGGTCCGCCACGAGGTCGGCGCCGACGCCACCGAAATGGCCGCGCTACGCGCCGAACTCACCGTCCTGCGCGAGAGCCTGCAGCGCCTCTTCGACGGCGACCTGCCCTTCGAACGCCCCGCCCTGCGCGCGGATGCCGTTCGCGTCCAGGAACTTCCGAGCCGCGAGCCCGAGTCGGCCACCCCGGCGGCGAACGATAACTGGCCGGAAGCCGACCCGTGGGACCCCTGGTCGTCCCCCGACCAGACCGAGGACGACGACGACCCCCGCGCCCGCATGGCCCCCAAAATCGACCCGGCCCACCCCGAAGCTGCCGCCTTCGCGACCCCCTTCGACGACCCGGTCACCGCCGAAACCTCGATCATCACCGACGCCATGCGCGAGGACTACGAGGCCAACCTGGCCGCCGCCGCGGCCGAGGCCGCCGCCGAGCCCCGGAAAACGGAGCCCGCCAACGACTCCCGGCCCGCGGAGTCCCTCACCAACCTCGGCGACGCCAAGACAAACGGCGACGCCAAGACAAACGGCGACGCCAAGACAAACGGCGACGCCAAGACAAACGGCGATGCCAAGACAAACGGCGACGCCGAGCCCAACGGTGAAGCGACCGCCACCGGCGAAGGCAAGGCCACCGGCGAAGCCAAGACCAACGCCGCCCCTCCCATCCCCCGCCTGACCCCCGACCCCCAGCCGTCCACCCCCGTCGGCCGCGCCACCGCCCGTCGCCGTCGCCGCGGCGACACCCCCGACCCGGAAGGCACGCACCGCCTCTCGGTCGCCGAGATCATGGCGAACCTCAAGTCCGAGAACGCCAACTAA
- a CDS encoding Rossmann-like and DUF2520 domain-containing protein — MTSDKDVWSDPAPARLTVGIVSAGRVGSAVGAALERAGHVVFGVSAISDASLRRAAARLPESQILPAEDVAARSELLVLAVPDSELAALVAGLAAANAVRPGTIVAHTSGANGIGILAPLTALGALPLAIHPAMTFTGHDEDVARLVNACFGITAADDIGYAIAQSLVIEMGGEPVRVAEENRTLYHAALAHGSNHLVTLIVDAVEALRAALAGPGLLGQQVIDDQPNGLAERMLAPLASAALDNALRRGPAALTGPVARGDVAAVAAHLSALEALNPRLAAGYRAQSLRSAERAQPNPDLLDLLEGR, encoded by the coding sequence GTGACCTCGGACAAGGATGTCTGGAGTGACCCTGCGCCCGCACGCCTGACGGTGGGAATCGTGTCGGCGGGACGCGTCGGCTCCGCAGTGGGCGCGGCACTCGAGCGTGCCGGTCATGTCGTATTCGGGGTGTCCGCGATTTCGGATGCCTCGCTGCGTCGTGCTGCCGCGCGCCTGCCGGAATCCCAGATTTTGCCCGCCGAGGACGTCGCCGCGCGCAGCGAACTGCTGGTCCTGGCCGTGCCGGACAGCGAATTGGCCGCTCTGGTGGCCGGTTTGGCGGCGGCGAACGCGGTCCGCCCCGGCACCATCGTGGCGCACACCTCGGGTGCGAACGGCATTGGAATTCTCGCCCCGTTGACCGCGCTGGGCGCGCTGCCGCTGGCCATCCACCCGGCCATGACGTTCACCGGCCATGACGAGGATGTGGCCCGTCTGGTCAATGCCTGCTTCGGCATCACCGCCGCCGACGACATCGGTTACGCCATCGCGCAATCGCTGGTGATCGAGATGGGTGGCGAGCCGGTGCGGGTGGCGGAGGAGAACCGCACCCTCTATCACGCGGCCCTCGCGCACGGCAGCAACCACCTGGTCACCTTGATCGTGGATGCGGTGGAGGCCCTGCGGGCTGCGCTCGCCGGACCGGGCCTGCTGGGTCAGCAGGTGATCGACGATCAACCCAACGGCCTGGCCGAACGCATGCTCGCGCCCCTGGCCTCGGCGGCTCTCGACAATGCCCTGCGCCGTGGCCCGGCCGCGCTGACCGGCCCGGTGGCCCGCGGTGACGTGGCCGCGGTGGCCGCCCATCTGAGTGCCCTCGAAGCCCTGAATCCCCGGCTGGCCGCGGGTTATCGCGCCCAGTCGCTGCGGTCGGCCGAGCGCGCCCAGCCCAACCCCGACCTGCTCGATCTCCTGGAAGGACGCTGA
- the panC gene encoding pantoate--beta-alanine ligase, which yields MDPKLIGSYKRGELTVHHDPAVMTKVVKALRSVGRRVALVPTMGALHEGHLELVRLAKLTNTTVIVSIFVNPLQFGANEDLDKYPRTLDADVELLRGEGVELVFAPSAKDMYPFGPRTTVQAGPFGDILEGATRPGHFSGVLTVVSKLFHICQPHEAFFGEKDYQQLALIRQMVVDLNMDVKIVPAATVRDEDGLAKSSRNRYLSPEERETALTLSAALLAGRHAAGRGPDAVLAAASEVLALAPQIELDYLALRGADFSEEWPTGNARLLVAARVGSTRLIDNMPVSIGKPLDGLPTVPDQPAQASL from the coding sequence ATGGACCCGAAGCTGATCGGTTCGTACAAGCGCGGCGAACTCACCGTGCACCACGATCCGGCCGTCATGACGAAGGTCGTCAAGGCGTTGCGGTCGGTGGGCCGGCGGGTGGCGCTGGTGCCGACCATGGGCGCGCTGCACGAGGGCCATCTGGAGTTGGTGCGGCTGGCGAAGCTGACCAACACCACCGTCATCGTGTCGATCTTCGTGAATCCGTTGCAGTTCGGCGCGAACGAGGATCTCGACAAGTACCCGCGCACCCTGGACGCGGATGTGGAGCTGCTGCGCGGTGAGGGCGTAGAGCTGGTGTTCGCGCCCAGCGCCAAGGACATGTACCCGTTCGGCCCGCGCACCACGGTGCAGGCCGGTCCGTTCGGCGACATCCTCGAGGGCGCGACCCGTCCGGGCCATTTCTCGGGTGTGCTGACCGTGGTGTCGAAGCTGTTCCACATCTGCCAGCCGCACGAGGCGTTCTTCGGCGAAAAGGATTACCAGCAGCTGGCTTTGATCCGCCAGATGGTGGTGGATCTGAACATGGATGTGAAGATCGTCCCGGCCGCCACGGTCCGTGACGAGGACGGCCTGGCCAAGTCGTCCCGCAACCGCTACCTCAGCCCCGAGGAGCGCGAGACGGCCCTGACGCTGTCGGCCGCGCTGCTGGCCGGTCGGCATGCCGCGGGCCGCGGCCCCGATGCCGTGCTGGCCGCCGCCTCGGAAGTACTGGCGCTGGCCCCGCAGATCGAACTCGACTATCTGGCGCTGCGCGGTGCGGACTTCTCCGAGGAGTGGCCGACCGGCAATGCCCGCCTGCTGGTCGCGGCCCGGGTCGGCAGCACCCGCCTGATCGACAATATGCCCGTATCCATCGGCAAGCCGCTCGACGGCCTGCCCACCGTTCCCGACCAGCCTGCCCAGGCTTCTCTCTAG
- the panD gene encoding aspartate 1-decarboxylase, whose amino-acid sequence MLRTMMTSKIHRATVTHADLHYVGSVTVDQDLLDAADLLEGEKVSIVDITNGARLETYVIAGERGSGVIGINGAAAHLVHPGDLVILIAYGMMDAEELKNYAPHVVFVDERNRPIDLGADPAHAPEGSDLISPRTLSLA is encoded by the coding sequence ATGTTGCGCACCATGATGACGTCGAAGATCCACCGGGCCACGGTGACTCACGCCGATCTGCACTACGTGGGTTCGGTGACGGTGGATCAGGATCTGCTCGACGCCGCCGATCTGCTCGAGGGCGAGAAGGTCAGCATTGTCGACATCACCAACGGGGCTCGCCTCGAGACCTACGTGATCGCCGGCGAACGCGGTTCGGGCGTGATCGGAATCAACGGCGCCGCAGCGCATCTCGTGCACCCGGGCGATCTGGTGATCCTCATCGCCTACGGGATGATGGATGCCGAGGAGCTGAAGAACTATGCGCCGCATGTGGTTTTCGTGGACGAGCGCAATCGCCCGATCGATCTGGGCGCCGATCCCGCGCACGCCCCGGAGGGTTCGGATCTGATCTCGCCGCGCACCCTGTCGCTGGCCTGA